The following are encoded together in the Osmia lignaria lignaria isolate PbOS001 chromosome 6, iyOsmLign1, whole genome shotgun sequence genome:
- the LOC117601370 gene encoding uncharacterized protein LOC117601370 isoform X2 produces MAVVEEFDYLCRLCATKTGILMGLPIFEAGDQMRNIDKKIAACLPVQVSMTDQLPKVVCEECAYKLDQLFDFREKCLHTEGMFMEMLKEIAKGEVVRISKQDLEEVEEMNRIQRNIDRIQNNIENVQNHVNSQETEETAIHTMQVMDEIDLAGGEQVVTQEEIGQQDTDIEVTGIDCLDGDTVRMVDEHIREVSNHQIAMHLEGDMTVVGNLTVSGHLSQLGINYVTSINPEDQSREQIVHYCDNVKYESVPIKQEYHRLHDRLTTENPTNILENNVPHESFSSAQQETTNDLEESRIVESETPVHTASQTNTLASTSQVTAGNPEILVEYTKEAKNALLETTLNNPTVDETGSHWYVCPFCNEATLGSSNMIAHFEQYFCYCPCELYFTSVDALNVHKEGCDVHKNKVVSNGKEVTEPELTPSQNDTSIEEKKQATMRQKWTPKVCTHCGKQYRTNYKLQEHMRKHTGEKPFQCVTCEKAFRSKIGLAQHTATHTGQFDYNCSTCGKGFQSKSYLVLHQRVHSDLKPFPCNTCGQHFKTKQSLLDHQNRHLGVKPYVCEICGRGFITKGLCKSHQKIHSGMDNRQYPCVVCNKMFVSKSYLNTHLRIHTGEKPYLCEVCGKGFLTRVDLKIHSTMHTGEKSFKCDMCGKVFARRAALRCHRRLHTGERPYRCDVCGKTFTQFTPMAIHKRLHTGERPYECDACSKTFVSRSTMMCHKKKHHNTPTVQKDDTVPRQNEIKNILPAEIVLRDSQEGIQITAD; encoded by the exons ATGGCCGTCGTTGAGGAATTTGATTATTTATGTCGTCTATGTGCGACTAAAACGGGCATTCTAATGGGATTACCGATTTTCGAAGCCGGCGATCAAATGCGCAACATTGACAAGAAAATAGCCGCGTGTTTGCCAGTACAG gtATCTATGACTGATCAATTACCAAAAGTAGTGTGCGAGGAATGTGCTTATAAATTGGACCAATTATTTGATTTTCGTGAAAAATGTTTACACACTGAAGGGATGTTTATGGAAATGCTAAAAGAAATTGCCAAGGGAGAAGTTGTTCGTATATCGAAGCAGGATttagaagaagtagaagaaatgAATAGAATTCAAAGGAATATCGATAGAATAcagaataatattgaaaatgtacAAAATCATGTAAATTCTCAAGAAACAGAAGAAACTGCTATACATACCATGCAAGTCATGGATGAAATAGACTTAGCAGGTGGTGAACAGGTTGTCACGCAAGAAGAAATTGGACAACAGGATACCGATATTGAAGTCACAGGTATCGACTGTTTAGATGGAGATACTGTCAGAATGGTGGATGAACATATACGAGAA GTTTCTAATCACCAGATAGCAATGCATCTGGAGGGAGATATGACTGTAGTTGGAAACTTAACAGTTAGTGGTCACTTGAGTCAGTTAGGAATAAATTATGTAACTTCAATAAATCCTGAGGATCAAAGTCGTGAACAAATAGTACATTATTGTGATAATGTAAAATACGAATCTGTACCAATTAAACAAGAGTATCATAGGTTGCACGATAGATTGACTACAGAAAATCCTACGAATATACTTGAAAATAAT GTACCACATGAAAGTTTTTCTTCTGCTCAACAAGAGACTACAAATGATCTGGAAGAATCGCGTATAGTTGAAAGTGAAACTCCCGTACATACAGCTTCTCAAACAAATACTTTGGCATCAACAAGTCAAGTAACAGCGGGAAATCCCGAAATTTTAGTTGAATATACAAAAGAAGCGAAAAATGCATTATTAGAAACGACATTAAATAATCCTACCGTTGACGAAACAGGTTCACACTGGTACGTGTGCCCATTTTGTAACGAAGCAACGTTAGGATCGAGTAATATGATAGCACATTTTGAACAGTACTTTTGTTACTGTCCCTGTGAATTGTATTTTACAAGTGTGGATGCGCTAAATGTACATAAAGAGGGATGTGATGTACATAAAAATAAGGTAGTTAGTAATGGAAAAGAGGTCACAGAACCAGAATTAACGCCTTCACAAAACGATACGAGTATAGAGGAGAAAAAGCAAGCAACAATGAGACAAAAGTGGACTCCAAAAGTTTGTACCCACTGTGGCAAACAATATAGGACGAATTATAAATTGCAAGAGCACATGAGAAAACATACTGGTGAAAAACCTTTTCAGTGCGTCACTTGTGAAAAAGCATTTCGTAGTAAAATAGGGCTTGCACAACATACGGCCACGCATACAGGACAATTTGATTACAATTGTTCCACGTGTGGCAAAGGTTTCCAGTCTAAAAGCTATCTTGTCCTTCACCAAAGAGTACATTCAGATTTAAAACCCTTTCCGTGTAATACATGCGGACAACATTTTAAAACGAAACAATCCTTGTTAGATCATCAGAACAGGCATCTCGGTGTTAAACCTTATGTCTGTGAGATATGTGGTAGAGGTTTTATAACTAAAGGACTCTGTAAAAGTCATCAAAAAATACATTCAGGCATGGATAACCGGCAGTATCCATGCGTGGTATGTAATAAAATGTTTGTTAGTAAAAGTTACCTTAACACGCATCTACGTATTCATACTGGTGAGAAACCTTATTTATGTGAAGTTTGTGGTAAAGGATTTTTAACTCGAGTTGATCTCAAAATTCATTCAACCATGCACACTGGAGAGAAAAGTTTTAAATGCGACATGTGTGGAAAAGTGTTCGCCAGAAGAGCTGCGTTGAGGTGTCACAGAAGGTTGCATACAGGAGAACGACCTTATAGATGTGACGTGTGTGGTAAAACGTTTACACAATTCACTCCTATGGCTATCCATAAAAGATTACACACCGGGGAACGACCTTACGAATGCGATGCCTGTTCTAAGACCTTCGTGTCGAGATCAACAATGATGTGTCACAAAAAGAAACATCATAATACACCAACCGTGCAAAAGGACGATACGGTTCCTcgtcaaaatgaaataaaaaatatcctacCAGCTGAAATTGTACTTCGAGATTCCCAAGAGGGAATTCAGATTACCGCCGATTGA
- the LOC117601370 gene encoding uncharacterized protein LOC117601370 isoform X3: MTDQLPKVVCEECAYKLDQLFDFREKCLHTEGMFMEMLKEIAKGEVVRISKQDLEEVEEMNRIQRNIDRIQNNIENVQNHVNSQETEETAIHTMQVMDEIDLAGGEQVVTQEEIGQQDTDIEVTGIDCLDGDTVRMVDEHIREVSNHQIAMHLEGDMTVVGNLTVSGHLSQLGINYVTSINPEDQSREQIVHYCDNVKYESVPIKQEYHRLHDRLTTENPTNILENNVPHESFSSAQQETTNDLEESRIVESETPVHTASQTNTLASTSQVTAGNPEILVEYTKEAKNALLETTLNNPTVDETGSHWYVCPFCNEATLGSSNMIAHFEQYFCYCPCELYFTSVDALNVHKEGCDVHKNKVVSNGKEVTEPELTPSQNDTSIEEKKQATMRQKWTPKVCTHCGKQYRTNYKLQEHMRKHTGEKPFQCVTCEKAFRSKIGLAQHTATHTGQFDYNCSTCGKGFQSKSYLVLHQRVHSDLKPFPCNTCGQHFKTKQSLLDHQNRHLGVKPYVCEICGRGFITKGLCKSHQKIHSGMDNRQYPCVVCNKMFVSKSYLNTHLRIHTGEKPYLCEVCGKGFLTRVDLKIHSTMHTGEKSFKCDMCGKVFARRAALRCHRRLHTGERPYRCDVCGKTFTQFTPMAIHKRLHTGERPYECDACSKTFVSRSTMMCHKKKHHNTPTVQKDDTVPRQNEIKNILPAEIVLRDSQEGIQITAD; encoded by the exons ATGACTGATCAATTACCAAAAGTAGTGTGCGAGGAATGTGCTTATAAATTGGACCAATTATTTGATTTTCGTGAAAAATGTTTACACACTGAAGGGATGTTTATGGAAATGCTAAAAGAAATTGCCAAGGGAGAAGTTGTTCGTATATCGAAGCAGGATttagaagaagtagaagaaatgAATAGAATTCAAAGGAATATCGATAGAATAcagaataatattgaaaatgtacAAAATCATGTAAATTCTCAAGAAACAGAAGAAACTGCTATACATACCATGCAAGTCATGGATGAAATAGACTTAGCAGGTGGTGAACAGGTTGTCACGCAAGAAGAAATTGGACAACAGGATACCGATATTGAAGTCACAGGTATCGACTGTTTAGATGGAGATACTGTCAGAATGGTGGATGAACATATACGAGAA GTTTCTAATCACCAGATAGCAATGCATCTGGAGGGAGATATGACTGTAGTTGGAAACTTAACAGTTAGTGGTCACTTGAGTCAGTTAGGAATAAATTATGTAACTTCAATAAATCCTGAGGATCAAAGTCGTGAACAAATAGTACATTATTGTGATAATGTAAAATACGAATCTGTACCAATTAAACAAGAGTATCATAGGTTGCACGATAGATTGACTACAGAAAATCCTACGAATATACTTGAAAATAAT GTACCACATGAAAGTTTTTCTTCTGCTCAACAAGAGACTACAAATGATCTGGAAGAATCGCGTATAGTTGAAAGTGAAACTCCCGTACATACAGCTTCTCAAACAAATACTTTGGCATCAACAAGTCAAGTAACAGCGGGAAATCCCGAAATTTTAGTTGAATATACAAAAGAAGCGAAAAATGCATTATTAGAAACGACATTAAATAATCCTACCGTTGACGAAACAGGTTCACACTGGTACGTGTGCCCATTTTGTAACGAAGCAACGTTAGGATCGAGTAATATGATAGCACATTTTGAACAGTACTTTTGTTACTGTCCCTGTGAATTGTATTTTACAAGTGTGGATGCGCTAAATGTACATAAAGAGGGATGTGATGTACATAAAAATAAGGTAGTTAGTAATGGAAAAGAGGTCACAGAACCAGAATTAACGCCTTCACAAAACGATACGAGTATAGAGGAGAAAAAGCAAGCAACAATGAGACAAAAGTGGACTCCAAAAGTTTGTACCCACTGTGGCAAACAATATAGGACGAATTATAAATTGCAAGAGCACATGAGAAAACATACTGGTGAAAAACCTTTTCAGTGCGTCACTTGTGAAAAAGCATTTCGTAGTAAAATAGGGCTTGCACAACATACGGCCACGCATACAGGACAATTTGATTACAATTGTTCCACGTGTGGCAAAGGTTTCCAGTCTAAAAGCTATCTTGTCCTTCACCAAAGAGTACATTCAGATTTAAAACCCTTTCCGTGTAATACATGCGGACAACATTTTAAAACGAAACAATCCTTGTTAGATCATCAGAACAGGCATCTCGGTGTTAAACCTTATGTCTGTGAGATATGTGGTAGAGGTTTTATAACTAAAGGACTCTGTAAAAGTCATCAAAAAATACATTCAGGCATGGATAACCGGCAGTATCCATGCGTGGTATGTAATAAAATGTTTGTTAGTAAAAGTTACCTTAACACGCATCTACGTATTCATACTGGTGAGAAACCTTATTTATGTGAAGTTTGTGGTAAAGGATTTTTAACTCGAGTTGATCTCAAAATTCATTCAACCATGCACACTGGAGAGAAAAGTTTTAAATGCGACATGTGTGGAAAAGTGTTCGCCAGAAGAGCTGCGTTGAGGTGTCACAGAAGGTTGCATACAGGAGAACGACCTTATAGATGTGACGTGTGTGGTAAAACGTTTACACAATTCACTCCTATGGCTATCCATAAAAGATTACACACCGGGGAACGACCTTACGAATGCGATGCCTGTTCTAAGACCTTCGTGTCGAGATCAACAATGATGTGTCACAAAAAGAAACATCATAATACACCAACCGTGCAAAAGGACGATACGGTTCCTcgtcaaaatgaaataaaaaatatcctacCAGCTGAAATTGTACTTCGAGATTCCCAAGAGGGAATTCAGATTACCGCCGATTGA
- the LOC117601370 gene encoding uncharacterized protein LOC117601370 isoform X1 codes for MAVVEEFDYLCRLCATKTGILMGLPIFEAGDQMRNIDKKIAACLPVQVKSCVKIEVSMTDQLPKVVCEECAYKLDQLFDFREKCLHTEGMFMEMLKEIAKGEVVRISKQDLEEVEEMNRIQRNIDRIQNNIENVQNHVNSQETEETAIHTMQVMDEIDLAGGEQVVTQEEIGQQDTDIEVTGIDCLDGDTVRMVDEHIREVSNHQIAMHLEGDMTVVGNLTVSGHLSQLGINYVTSINPEDQSREQIVHYCDNVKYESVPIKQEYHRLHDRLTTENPTNILENNVPHESFSSAQQETTNDLEESRIVESETPVHTASQTNTLASTSQVTAGNPEILVEYTKEAKNALLETTLNNPTVDETGSHWYVCPFCNEATLGSSNMIAHFEQYFCYCPCELYFTSVDALNVHKEGCDVHKNKVVSNGKEVTEPELTPSQNDTSIEEKKQATMRQKWTPKVCTHCGKQYRTNYKLQEHMRKHTGEKPFQCVTCEKAFRSKIGLAQHTATHTGQFDYNCSTCGKGFQSKSYLVLHQRVHSDLKPFPCNTCGQHFKTKQSLLDHQNRHLGVKPYVCEICGRGFITKGLCKSHQKIHSGMDNRQYPCVVCNKMFVSKSYLNTHLRIHTGEKPYLCEVCGKGFLTRVDLKIHSTMHTGEKSFKCDMCGKVFARRAALRCHRRLHTGERPYRCDVCGKTFTQFTPMAIHKRLHTGERPYECDACSKTFVSRSTMMCHKKKHHNTPTVQKDDTVPRQNEIKNILPAEIVLRDSQEGIQITAD; via the exons ATGGCCGTCGTTGAGGAATTTGATTATTTATGTCGTCTATGTGCGACTAAAACGGGCATTCTAATGGGATTACCGATTTTCGAAGCCGGCGATCAAATGCGCAACATTGACAAGAAAATAGCCGCGTGTTTGCCAGTACAGGTAAAATCATGCGTAAAGATAGAG gtATCTATGACTGATCAATTACCAAAAGTAGTGTGCGAGGAATGTGCTTATAAATTGGACCAATTATTTGATTTTCGTGAAAAATGTTTACACACTGAAGGGATGTTTATGGAAATGCTAAAAGAAATTGCCAAGGGAGAAGTTGTTCGTATATCGAAGCAGGATttagaagaagtagaagaaatgAATAGAATTCAAAGGAATATCGATAGAATAcagaataatattgaaaatgtacAAAATCATGTAAATTCTCAAGAAACAGAAGAAACTGCTATACATACCATGCAAGTCATGGATGAAATAGACTTAGCAGGTGGTGAACAGGTTGTCACGCAAGAAGAAATTGGACAACAGGATACCGATATTGAAGTCACAGGTATCGACTGTTTAGATGGAGATACTGTCAGAATGGTGGATGAACATATACGAGAA GTTTCTAATCACCAGATAGCAATGCATCTGGAGGGAGATATGACTGTAGTTGGAAACTTAACAGTTAGTGGTCACTTGAGTCAGTTAGGAATAAATTATGTAACTTCAATAAATCCTGAGGATCAAAGTCGTGAACAAATAGTACATTATTGTGATAATGTAAAATACGAATCTGTACCAATTAAACAAGAGTATCATAGGTTGCACGATAGATTGACTACAGAAAATCCTACGAATATACTTGAAAATAAT GTACCACATGAAAGTTTTTCTTCTGCTCAACAAGAGACTACAAATGATCTGGAAGAATCGCGTATAGTTGAAAGTGAAACTCCCGTACATACAGCTTCTCAAACAAATACTTTGGCATCAACAAGTCAAGTAACAGCGGGAAATCCCGAAATTTTAGTTGAATATACAAAAGAAGCGAAAAATGCATTATTAGAAACGACATTAAATAATCCTACCGTTGACGAAACAGGTTCACACTGGTACGTGTGCCCATTTTGTAACGAAGCAACGTTAGGATCGAGTAATATGATAGCACATTTTGAACAGTACTTTTGTTACTGTCCCTGTGAATTGTATTTTACAAGTGTGGATGCGCTAAATGTACATAAAGAGGGATGTGATGTACATAAAAATAAGGTAGTTAGTAATGGAAAAGAGGTCACAGAACCAGAATTAACGCCTTCACAAAACGATACGAGTATAGAGGAGAAAAAGCAAGCAACAATGAGACAAAAGTGGACTCCAAAAGTTTGTACCCACTGTGGCAAACAATATAGGACGAATTATAAATTGCAAGAGCACATGAGAAAACATACTGGTGAAAAACCTTTTCAGTGCGTCACTTGTGAAAAAGCATTTCGTAGTAAAATAGGGCTTGCACAACATACGGCCACGCATACAGGACAATTTGATTACAATTGTTCCACGTGTGGCAAAGGTTTCCAGTCTAAAAGCTATCTTGTCCTTCACCAAAGAGTACATTCAGATTTAAAACCCTTTCCGTGTAATACATGCGGACAACATTTTAAAACGAAACAATCCTTGTTAGATCATCAGAACAGGCATCTCGGTGTTAAACCTTATGTCTGTGAGATATGTGGTAGAGGTTTTATAACTAAAGGACTCTGTAAAAGTCATCAAAAAATACATTCAGGCATGGATAACCGGCAGTATCCATGCGTGGTATGTAATAAAATGTTTGTTAGTAAAAGTTACCTTAACACGCATCTACGTATTCATACTGGTGAGAAACCTTATTTATGTGAAGTTTGTGGTAAAGGATTTTTAACTCGAGTTGATCTCAAAATTCATTCAACCATGCACACTGGAGAGAAAAGTTTTAAATGCGACATGTGTGGAAAAGTGTTCGCCAGAAGAGCTGCGTTGAGGTGTCACAGAAGGTTGCATACAGGAGAACGACCTTATAGATGTGACGTGTGTGGTAAAACGTTTACACAATTCACTCCTATGGCTATCCATAAAAGATTACACACCGGGGAACGACCTTACGAATGCGATGCCTGTTCTAAGACCTTCGTGTCGAGATCAACAATGATGTGTCACAAAAAGAAACATCATAATACACCAACCGTGCAAAAGGACGATACGGTTCCTcgtcaaaatgaaataaaaaatatcctacCAGCTGAAATTGTACTTCGAGATTCCCAAGAGGGAATTCAGATTACCGCCGATTGA
- the Usp39 gene encoding ubiquitin specific protease 39, producing MATNKQGNQQKRKLLQQKNNLDEENDRNVKIAKTNLDAPRLCPYLDTINRQFLDFDFEKLCSVSLSRINVYACLVCGKYFQGRGTNTHAYTHSVAESHHVFLNLHTLKFYCLPDNYEIIDSSLDDIKYVLNPTFDKAQIGQLDKSDKLSRAIDGSLYSPGIVGMNNIKANDYCNVILQALSHVTPLRDFFLRESNYSHVKRPPGDSSYLLVQRFGELMRKLWNPRNFKAHVSPHEMLQAVVLWSKKRFQFTEQGDPIDFLSWFMNALHLALNGTKKRDSSIVYKTFLGHMRIYTRKIPPLELDESQRSELLHTVEYGETVTESPFLYLTCDLPPPPLFKDQFTENIIPQVNLYTLLNKFNAVTEKEYKTYKENFMKRFEITELPPYLILYIKRFTKNTFFVEKNPTIVNFPVKNVDFGDILTPEVKQRHPYTTYDLVANIVHDGEPGQGTYRVHILHRATGQWYEMQDLHVTQILPQMITLTEAYIQIYELKKDTLSENGDNKSEKTVT from the exons atggcGACGAATAAACAGGGAAATCAACAAAAACGAAAATTATTGCAACAAAAGAATAATTTAGATGAAGAAAATGACA GAAATGTTAAGATCGCCAAAACAAATTTGGACGCACCAAGACTGTGTCCCTACTTGGATACAATAAATCGTCAATTTCTGgactttgattttgaaaaattgtgttCAGTATCATTGTCAAGGATTAATGTATATGCCTGCCTTGTATGTGGAAAGTATTTCCAAGGCAGAGGTACTAATACTCATGCATATACACATAGTGTAGCAGAAAGTCATCATGTATTCCTTAATCTTCacacattgaaattttattgtctACCTGACAATTATGAGATAATTG atTCATCATTGGATGACATAAAGTATGTTTTAAATCCCACATTTGATAAAGCACAAATTGGCCAATTGGATAAAAGTGATAAATTATCTAGAGCCATTGATGGTTCATTGTATTCTCCAGgtattgtgggaatgaataataTCAAAGCAAATGATTACTGTAATGTTATTTTACAA gCACTTTCTCATGTCACACCTTTAAGAGACTTTTTCTTAAGAGAATCTAATTATTCCCATGTAAAAAGACCACCAGGTGATTCTTCTTATCTATTAGTTCAACGTTTTGGAGAATTAATGAGGAAACTATGGAATCCACGTAATTTTAAAGCTCATGTTAGTCCACACGAAATGTTGCAAGCTGTTGTATTATGGAGCAAAAAGAGATTTCAATTTACAGAACAgg GTGATCCAATTGACTTTTTGTCATGGTTTATGAATGCTCTTCATTTAGCATTAAATGGTACCAAAAAGCGTGATTCTAGTATAGTGTACAAAACATTCTTGGGTCATATGCGTATATACACACGAAAAATACCACCTCTTGAATTAGACGAAAGTCAAAGAAGTGAACTGCTTCATACTGTAGAATACGGCGAAACTGTAACAGAAAGTCCATTTTTGTACCTAACATGTGATCTTCCTCCACCACCTCTTTTTAAGGACCAGTTTACTGAAAATATTATCCCTCAA gTTAACTTGTATACATTGTTGAATAAATTTAATGCTGTAACCGAGAAAGAATACAAAACTTATAAGGAGAATTTTATGAAAAGATTTGAAATAACAGAACTTCCACCTTATCTTATACTTTATATAAAG AGGTTTACAAAAAATACGTTCTTCGTAGAAAAAAATCCCACCATAGTTAACTTTCCGGTTAA AAATGTAGATTTTGGTGATATTTTAACACCTGAAGTGAAACAAAGACATCCATATACAACATATGACCTAGTTGCAAATATAGTTCACGATGGCGAGCCTGGTCAGGGAACATATAGGGTACACATTTTACACAGAGCTACTGGTCAGTGGTATGAAATGCAAGATTTACATGTGACTCAAATTCTACCCCAGATGATAACCTTGACCGAAGCATACATACAA ATTTATGAATTAAAGAAAGATACACTCTCAGAAAATGGTGACAATAAGAGCGAGAAGACAGTAACGTGA